Below is a genomic region from Persicimonas caeni.
ACGGCGTTGCGCACGCTGACTGGTGAGGAGGAAGGCGAAGGGGAGGTCATGGAGGTCGAATCCCCGGTCGACGCGGAGGTGTTGAAGGTCGTCCAAGAGAGCGAGGGCGTCGTGCAGATGGGCGCGCCGCTCGTCGAGCTGGGCGACCTGGGCTCGCTCGAAGTCATCGTCGACGTGCTCACCACCGACGCGGTCGCCGTCGAGCCGGGCGACCCGGTGCGCCTGGTGCGTTGGGGCGGCGAGCAGGCGCTCGAGGGCCGGGTCAAACGCGTCGACCCGTCGGCGTTTACGAAGATTTCGTCGCTGGGCGTCGAGGAGCAGCGCGTCGACGTCGTCGTCGCGTTGACCGACCCGCGCGCCCGGCAGGTCGACCTGGGCGACGGCTTTCGTGTCGAGGCCGACATCATCACCTGGCAAGGATCGAACGTCTTGCAGGTCGACTCGAGCGCGGTCTTTCGTGCCGGCGCAGGCTGGGCGGTCTACCGCATCGTCGACGGCGAGGCTCAGCTCACCCCCGTGGAGGTCGGCCGGCGCACCGAGCGCAAGGTGCAAGTGCTCGATGGGCTCGGCGCCGGCGACGAGGTGGTGTTGTATCCGACCGATGCGGTAGGCGACGGGGTCGACGTGGAGGTGCGCGGGCAGTGAGTTGCAACGCCGCCGCTCGCTCCTACCATTG
It encodes:
- a CDS encoding efflux RND transporter periplasmic adaptor subunit → MSLGMNVWAKRILWGLVGLVVLGAIVWAFLPGAVLVDVGRVDRDVLQVTVSEDGQTRVIDRYTVTAPLTGQLERIELDEGDAVRREQTLARIAPVAPPLLDVRTRAEAEARVAAAEAAVSQAQAAAARARDAYEFSRAEARRQEKLLESGVVTGQVVDEARLAEKTAAADMKSARFSVAVARNELELARTALRTLTGEEEGEGEVMEVESPVDAEVLKVVQESEGVVQMGAPLVELGDLGSLEVIVDVLTTDAVAVEPGDPVRLVRWGGEQALEGRVKRVDPSAFTKISSLGVEEQRVDVVVALTDPRARQVDLGDGFRVEADIITWQGSNVLQVDSSAVFRAGAGWAVYRIVDGEAQLTPVEVGRRTERKVQVLDGLGAGDEVVLYPTDAVGDGVDVEVRGQ